TTAGCGGGCGTTTTGCTTTTCCGCTTGGTAGCAGTTTTAGTTGCGGTCTTCCGCTTTGCCGCCGGTTTGGCTTTAGTTGTACTTGCAGCCACTCGATCAGCTCCTTACAGGTTTCATTATCATTATTATAAATATCAGTTTAAGAAATCCCTGTAATCATATTTCAAAAATTTCGTGTTGTCAAATTTTTGGTAAAAACTCTTCTATTATATGTCGCGAATTTAAGACTGGTTTGGCCCCCGCAACGATCAATTGATTGCACCCAACTGAAAATGGTGCATCAATTGGTCCAGGTACCGCCAGAACGTTGCGATTGTTTTGTAACGCGATATTAGCAGTGATCAGACTCCCAGAATGGGCCTGCGCCTCGACCACGATAACCGTTTGGCACAGCCCGGCAATAATCCGGTTACGAGCAACGAAGTGGTATGGTTCCGGACCCACCCCCAGCGGGTACTCACTGATTAGTAAACCGACCTGACTAATTTGCTGCTGTAGGTCACGGTGTTGACGGGGGTAACTAATATCCAGCCCGGTCCCAATCACCCCGATTGTCGGTAAGTTAAAACGAAGGGCGGTCCGATGTGCAAAACCATCGGCTCCCTTCGCTAGTCCACTGACAATGGTCAACTTTGCCGTTGCTAACGGTGCCAATAATTGCGTCGTGACCCGTTCCGCATACGATGTGGCCTGCCGAGCACCAACAACCGCAAGTTGACGTGTCGTTAGTAACGCACGCTGCCCGCGCAAAAACAACACTAATGGTGGTTGATAGGCTTCTAATAAGGCCGGTGGGTAATCATCATCCAAGATTGTTAAAATATCAAGCTGCGCATGGCGTTTTAGTCGCTGTTGAAACGCCATACTTTGCCAATCAGCGGTAAAACGCCCCTGCTGACTAGCAGTTAAATGGGCCAACTTACCTAATCGGCGGGGATCAGTGACGACCGTCTGAACCTGCCGACAGTGTTGTAACACGCGTACCATCCCGGCATACCCGATGCCGTGCGCTAAATGTAATCGAATCAATAAACTTCTTAATTGCATGTTATCACGACTCCTTAAGTTCGCCCTTGTTGACATTAGTCGTCAACGGAACGGCTTCTTTAAAGAGTAGTTACGGATTTAGACCCGCTTAGCATTTCGAACCGGTGAAAAAGATTGGCGATGAATCGGCGTAGCGCCGAGACTGGCCAACCCGGCCAAATGCTTAGCAGTCCCGTAGCCCATATTATCAGCAAAGTCGTACCCGGGATACACTTGATCATACATTGTCATTAAGTGATCCCGGACGACTTTGGCGACAATACTAGCCGCCGAGATGCTCGCGCTTTTCGCATCGCCCTTGATTAGACGGGTCTGTTCAATTGGTACCGGCACCTGCATCGCATCAACTAGTAAACGTGTTGGCCGGACGGACAGGTTACGGACGGCTTGGGCCATTGCGACTCGGGTCGCCTCATAAATGTTTAATTGATCAATTTGTTGGGCATCCGCAACGCCGATTCCCACGGCAACCGCTTCTTCTAGGATCCGTGGCATCAGGGCCGCCCGTTTCTTAGCGGTTAATTGCTTTGAATCATTGACTTCTAGCAAATCAAAATGATCGTCCAAGACTACAGCGGCAGTTACGACTGGTCCAGCTAACGGGCCGCGACCAACTTCATCGATCCCAGCAACGTATTGTCCGCCGTGGGCCCAAAAATCCCGTTCTAAACGCATATGTTGATTAAACCGTGTCACTAACGCCGCCTGTTTTTCAGCTTGTCGCAAATAGTGTTGATAAGCCTGTTGTACGCCCTTGCGAGGATCGGCTTGAGCCGCGGCTAGAAGCGCTGCCGTTGGTTGGTCAGCCAGTAGCCGTTTAAAATCCGCAATCGTTCGTTCAGGCATCGGGTTGATCCCCCGTTAAGTCGAGCGTAAAACGACCGAGCCGGCCCTTGCGAATATCTAAGAGGAAGGCCACGCAGAAACGTTCCCAGTCATCGCGCATCCCCGCATTTTTCGTCATCGCAATCAGTAATTCCGGATTTGGTAAGGCCAACTGCTCAGCCGTCAAATGATAACGATCGACTAAGCGTGCCGCGTAGTGCTGCTTGAAGAAGTCCAAGGCAAACAAAGCGACGTCATCGTTAGGATAGATATTTTCCTTAATCGCACCCGTGACGGCCAGCTTGGTACCAACGACTTGGTCTTCAAACTTCGGCCATAAAATCCCTGGGGTGTCGAGTAATTCCAATTTATTGGACGCTTTGAGCCACTGTTGGCCCTTGGTAACGCCCGGACGATCACCGACTTTGGCAATTTTTTTATTGACAATATGGTTTAATAAGGTCGATTTACCAACGTTGGGGATACCGACACAAACTGCGCGGATTGGCCGATTAGTAATGCCACGGGCCGCAATTTTTGCTAACTTGTCAGCTAACATGTCACTAGCCGCTTGCGTCATTTGCTTACCAATCGTACGGCTACGTGAATCGACCGCGATCGCAACTTGACCCTGGTCTTCGTAATACTTGACCCAGTCAGCTGTCGCTTGGGGATCTGCCAAGTCCTTCTTGGTCATAATTAAGAGGTGTGGTTTTTGTTGGACCGTTTTTTCAATTTCTGGATTCCGGGAAGCCACTGGGATCCGGGCGTCGACCAATTCAAAAACAATATCAACTAAATGTAAATTGTCCTGAATTTGATGAATCGCCTTGGCCATGTGACCTGGGTACCATTGAATATTTGCCATTACGTTGTGCTCCTTTTTCTCGTGGCGTGAATGCCTTCAAACTTTGATCATTGTTAAAATTCTTGAGCAGCACTGGCTGTCAAGCCGATGCTGCTAGCTCCAGTGGCGACATGCTTAAGTGCTTTGCACCAACCGCCACTAATGCACTCGTTCAACGAAATCGTTGGTCGCTATGCCGCCCATGAACTAAAACACCGGACACTTGCTAGTCCGGGACTGGCATGATGCAGCAATCTATATTTTACCATGTTTACATCGACCATGCTTCGAAACCGCCCATTGATCTGCTGCCCAATACATCCGCACGTTAATTTAGCTAACCGGAACATCGACACCATTTTATTGGCTGCAGGCTTGCGGTAGCTGTCAATTAGCTCGTTAGTCAAAGCACATCGCATATCACCCTTAGCGTTTCATTAATAATACCCGCCGATACAATCATACACACAGTTCACCCACTACAAATACAAACAAGCGCGACGTCACAGCCCTCATCATCAAGATGGCCGCAACATCGCGCTTGTTTGATTGTCGTTTGATAGCCGTCAGCTAACTAACTGACGTGACTTAATCCCAGAATTTAGCTGCAATCTTTTGTCCCTGATCAATCTTTGCCCACTGCTGAGCCGCCGTTAACTCGTTACCTGAGTCACACGAAGCGAAGCCGCATTGATGAGATAAATATAACTGGTTCTTATTCAAAATTTGACTAGCTTGCGTCAGTAACCGTAACGCGCGATCTTCATCATCTAAGGTATTGGTCTTACTGGATAACAGGCCCAAGACGACTTCCACATTCGGCCGGTCCTCAAGTACCTTGAGCGCTGAAAGATCACCGGCGCGGTCATCGTCCCATTCAAGGAAGAAACGGTCGTAGTGTTGGTCATGCAGGAATTTCTTAGCAATCGTATTGTAACTACCTTCTGCAAAGTGCCGACTTTCATAGTTACCACGACAATTATGCGTCCAAACTTTCAACCCTAATTGATGGCCAAAATCAACTAACTCATTATTGGTGTTGACGGCCACATCAGCTAATTCTTGGAGACTGCCATTTCCAGCACCAAAGGGACTTTGCTGATTATCACTGGCAAACACTTCCCACAAGCAGTCATCGAATTGGATGATTTTGCCACCCGCAGCTTGATAATCCGTTAAGAATTCTTTATACGCCCCGAGCAAGCCTGCATGCAAGTCATCAACAGTTTTGTAAATCTGGTCAGGGCCATATAGCTTATCGATGTATCCAAACTCAACAAAGGCGTGTGCGGGACTCCAGATCGTTAATTTAACGTCATTACCATCGGCTTGTGACTTAAGTTGCTGATAAATATCGATAAAATGATGATGCTTGCCAGACAGTGGTGCTGTGATTTCAATGCCAATATCTTTACGTGTTTCAAAATCACTGCCGTCATGATCGCGAAAATTATAACCTTCATCCGCAATGAACCGCCGAACACCACTAAACCCCCAAATAAAATCCAAATGCCACATTGACTTCGTATATTCGCCATCCGTTAGCACATCAATCCCATGCGCCTTTTCGGTGGCAATCACCGTCTTCACTGCCGCTGTTTCGGCAGCCTGGTAGCCCGGCAAAGCCTCATAAAATGGGTATTGAATATCGTCACGATGTTCGATTTGATTTTTATAAGTAAGTAAACTAGCCGGGCGTAAGAGTGAGCCGACCAATTGGAAATGTGTTTTTGTCATAATGTAATCATCCTCCGTGTCTGTCTTAATGAGTTTATTATAACAATCTGATTAGAAAATAGATAAGACTGATTGCATTGATGATATAATAGGCAATACCTATAACTTAAATAATTTATTCAATCACGCCAGCTACAATCATGCGTTAACTAGATACTGAAACCCACCATTTCTCAGGAGGTGCACTTAATGCGTATTCAACAATTGCGCTACTTAGAAAAAATTGCCACGACTGGCTCGATCAACGAGGCGGCCAAACAGTTATTTATCAGCCAACCCTCATTATCCCAAGCAATGAAAGAACTCGAAAAGGAATATCAAGTACAACTGTTTTATCGTCATAAAACGGGGATCACTTTGACGGATGCGGGCCGTGAATTCATTAACTATTCTCGCAGTGTCCTCGACCAAGTTAATTTACTCAACGAACATTTTGGTCAGGGAACCGTTCGCAAACGTATCTTTAGTGTCTCTGCGCAACACTATGCGTTTGTCGTGAACGCCTTTGTCGAATTAGTCAAGGAAATTGGTGGCGATACCTATCAGTTCACATTACGCGAGACTGAAACGGCCAACGTGCTCAATGACGTTCAGACTTTGAAAAGCGAGCTCGGCGTCATTTATCTTAATAAGTTCAATCAGACCGTGCTTAGCCGTTTGATTGCTGACAAAGACTTAAGCTTCGTACCGCTATTCGAGGCTCGCCCGCACGTTTTCGTCGGTCGTGATAACCCATTAACGCACAAGCAAGAACTGACTTTGGATGACCTACGAGACTATCCCTACCTCTCTTATGAGCAAGGCGATACGAGTTCCTTTTATTTTGCAGAAGAAATCCTCAGTACGCTGCCTCATAAAAAGCATATCCGCATCAGTGACCGGGCAACGATCTTCAACTTGATGGTGGGTTTAAATGGCTATACAATCAGTTCAGGCATCATCAGCAGCGAACTCAATGACGAAAAAATTGTGGCGATTCCACTAAAAGTGGATGATGCAATGACCCTTGGATACCTGCGCCATAAGAAAATCGAATTGAGCGCTACGGCCCAGCGCTATTTGACACTATTGAAACAGCACATTCAAGGATATGGCTTTGACGTTTTTAATAATAATTGACTGATCGACACATGACGTGACTGAATTCATTTTTTGTTAACAACATACAGTGGCGGGTTGTTTTTTGCAATTTGATCAAGGCTTTAATGTCCAAACCGCAATCGCCTTCACTAAAGCAGGACACCTAAACCATTTAAACATCATATATATCCTTTTTCAAAACCCCCGCTGAGTATGGATTAACTCAGCGGGGATATCAGTTTTTTTATCTTAATTTATTGATGAGATTTCAACACACTCAAAATTCAATCAATCTTGTTCATAATAATATGCATTTAAAGTATATGTTTTAATAGGGGTAATCTGTAATTCATATTTTTCAACTAAATCAGCTAACTCCTGACCATCAATTAGTGTTACCGTATTATTTCCCTGCATCGCCTTAGCTTTAGCTCGGTTAGTGAAATGACTAGTTGTCACAAAGATACCATATTCAGCATTAAAACTATCCATGACGCCCTTAAATTTATCAATTTCAGGTTCGGATACCTGGTCCTGCGTATACCGTTTGCACTGTATTGCCACCCGGCTAGTACGAAACTCGTCGGATTTAAAATAGCCAAAGCCATCGATACCGTGATCAGCTGAACGTACCACACCACGATTTTTATCAATGGTCACACCCATTTTTGAAATCAATGCTCGCGAAAAGTTTTCAAACTTTCCAGAATTGAATTTTTTTAAACATTCAATTAAATCACTCTTCCATTGTGATTCATCTGCATCTTGTCGCGACTCTGGATCATCGATTACGACCAGATCCTCATCCCTATCTGCCAACTTGTCATCAGATTCCTGCATTGCTGTTAATTTCCGATGTACTCTTTCACGTGTCTTTTGATTCCAATAGTTCGTAACTAGTTGGGTTTGTTCAGAGGTCGGATAATTTGATAATTCAGCAGTTCTGCCGATACTTGTCAGTGAAATTTCCTTTCCCCATTCCATGGAACTAATATAGCCAACTGTAAGTAGGTTTTTTAACCCAAAGTTGAAATCGTATAGGAAGGGATTATACGCTCTTCCGGTCCGTGCACTGACTTTAGTATCATAGACATCCTCATACTTCAGATTAACATATTCATTTGTAGCAATTGTCTGGCGTATTATTTTTCGTGAGGCTGTTCCACCAAGTTCCCGTAGTGCTAAAACGATTGCCTTCTCTACATTCCAACGCTTATAACTCATCTCAAATGCCAACTTTCAAATTTAATGCCAACTATTTTTTGACACAGCAAACTGTCAATATTCGGCTTCAAAATTTATTCTATCATGTTTGAA
This Lactiplantibacillus plantarum DNA region includes the following protein-coding sequences:
- the dprA gene encoding DNA-processing protein DprA, yielding MQLRSLLIRLHLAHGIGYAGMVRVLQHCRQVQTVVTDPRRLGKLAHLTASQQGRFTADWQSMAFQQRLKRHAQLDILTILDDDYPPALLEAYQPPLVLFLRGQRALLTTRQLAVVGARQATSYAERVTTQLLAPLATAKLTIVSGLAKGADGFAHRTALRFNLPTIGVIGTGLDISYPRQHRDLQQQISQVGLLISEYPLGVGPEPYHFVARNRIIAGLCQTVIVVEAQAHSGSLITANIALQNNRNVLAVPGPIDAPFSVGCNQLIVAGAKPVLNSRHIIEEFLPKI
- a CDS encoding ribonuclease HII; the encoded protein is MPERTIADFKRLLADQPTAALLAAAQADPRKGVQQAYQHYLRQAEKQAALVTRFNQHMRLERDFWAHGGQYVAGIDEVGRGPLAGPVVTAAVVLDDHFDLLEVNDSKQLTAKKRAALMPRILEEAVAVGIGVADAQQIDQLNIYEATRVAMAQAVRNLSVRPTRLLVDAMQVPVPIEQTRLIKGDAKSASISAASIVAKVVRDHLMTMYDQVYPGYDFADNMGYGTAKHLAGLASLGATPIHRQSFSPVRNAKRV
- the ylqF gene encoding ribosome biogenesis GTPase YlqF, producing MANIQWYPGHMAKAIHQIQDNLHLVDIVFELVDARIPVASRNPEIEKTVQQKPHLLIMTKKDLADPQATADWVKYYEDQGQVAIAVDSRSRTIGKQMTQAASDMLADKLAKIAARGITNRPIRAVCVGIPNVGKSTLLNHIVNKKIAKVGDRPGVTKGQQWLKASNKLELLDTPGILWPKFEDQVVGTKLAVTGAIKENIYPNDDVALFALDFFKQHYAARLVDRYHLTAEQLALPNPELLIAMTKNAGMRDDWERFCVAFLLDIRKGRLGRFTLDLTGDQPDA
- a CDS encoding cobalamin-independent methionine synthase II family protein, which produces MTKTHFQLVGSLLRPASLLTYKNQIEHRDDIQYPFYEALPGYQAAETAAVKTVIATEKAHGIDVLTDGEYTKSMWHLDFIWGFSGVRRFIADEGYNFRDHDGSDFETRKDIGIEITAPLSGKHHHFIDIYQQLKSQADGNDVKLTIWSPAHAFVEFGYIDKLYGPDQIYKTVDDLHAGLLGAYKEFLTDYQAAGGKIIQFDDCLWEVFASDNQQSPFGAGNGSLQELADVAVNTNNELVDFGHQLGLKVWTHNCRGNYESRHFAEGSYNTIAKKFLHDQHYDRFFLEWDDDRAGDLSALKVLEDRPNVEVVLGLLSSKTNTLDDEDRALRLLTQASQILNKNQLYLSHQCGFASCDSGNELTAAQQWAKIDQGQKIAAKFWD
- a CDS encoding LysR family transcriptional regulator gives rise to the protein MRIQQLRYLEKIATTGSINEAAKQLFISQPSLSQAMKELEKEYQVQLFYRHKTGITLTDAGREFINYSRSVLDQVNLLNEHFGQGTVRKRIFSVSAQHYAFVVNAFVELVKEIGGDTYQFTLRETETANVLNDVQTLKSELGVIYLNKFNQTVLSRLIADKDLSFVPLFEARPHVFVGRDNPLTHKQELTLDDLRDYPYLSYEQGDTSSFYFAEEILSTLPHKKHIRISDRATIFNLMVGLNGYTISSGIISSELNDEKIVAIPLKVDDAMTLGYLRHKKIELSATAQRYLTLLKQHIQGYGFDVFNNN
- a CDS encoding restriction endonuclease — protein: MSYKRWNVEKAIVLALRELGGTASRKIIRQTIATNEYVNLKYEDVYDTKVSARTGRAYNPFLYDFNFGLKNLLTVGYISSMEWGKEISLTSIGRTAELSNYPTSEQTQLVTNYWNQKTRERVHRKLTAMQESDDKLADRDEDLVVIDDPESRQDADESQWKSDLIECLKKFNSGKFENFSRALISKMGVTIDKNRGVVRSADHGIDGFGYFKSDEFRTSRVAIQCKRYTQDQVSEPEIDKFKGVMDSFNAEYGIFVTTSHFTNRAKAKAMQGNNTVTLIDGQELADLVEKYELQITPIKTYTLNAYYYEQD